The sequence below is a genomic window from Pseudorca crassidens isolate mPseCra1 chromosome 7, mPseCra1.hap1, whole genome shotgun sequence.
GGTTCTGGCATCTTGTTATTTATTACCGTCGCCCAGAGCTCCGGTAAGTGGAAATGGCCGTTTCTAAAAACCTCAGCGACGGTCAAAAGAACAAACGTGCGAAAGGACGAAGAAAGAAACCCTGATGGCTGCCAAACGGAGGGCAAAACCGCAGAGGCTGCGCGCTCCCCACGTTGGGAGCGGCTGCCCGGGATGCTGACACGGCCGCTCGGCTCGCAGCCAGGCGTCCCCTGCACCCGCGCCCGCGGGACGGGGAACGGGATCCTTGTCGCCCGCGGCGTCAGGCCCTACCAGCACTCCACTGTCCCCAGACCGGGGGAGCTACTCCCCGGGGCCGAGTGCCGGCTCGGGCAGCAAAACAAAGAAGGCGCCTCCGTTCCACAAGGAGCCGCCGGGCTGCAGGACAGCTACTCCGGGCCCTCTGCTCGGCCGCCCCCTTTGTTTCGCGCCCCGGCCTCcgcggaggaggagggggaggcagggcgCGGGTGAGGTGGCGCGCGAGCCTGTCGGCTGCGGGCGGAGGGCCGAGTTGCAGCACATTGTTGTTTCCTTCCTACTAGAGACGCCGGAACGGGCTCGCGCTGCGCCCAGGTCTGGGGGCCCCGCACCCCACCGACGTCCCGTCTGCTCCACTCCCCAAGCGCCCGCGGGGCGCGCAGGGCAGGCCCGTCCCGCCGTCACTTACGCTCTTATCCAGCTCGATCTTCACCTTCTTCTGGGAGATGCTCTTCTGGATCCTCTTGCTGAAGCTGGCGTTGCCCGCCGCCCGGCCGCACCGCTCGCCGTCCTCGCGCAGACAGCACAGCTGCCCCGGGCCCGGCCCGGCCGCTCCCGGGGGCCCCGCTGCCGAGACCCCACCGGCGCCCGGCACCTCGGCCCCGGCGCCCGCGCCGGCCCCGTTCCCagccgaggcggcggcggcggcggcagcagcggcgacCACGGCGGCCATGACGACGGCCGCGTCCCCGCCGCGGCTCATGTCTTCGGGCGTGAAGCCGTTCATGTCCCCGCGCTCGCGGAGACGCGCTGACAGAAGCCCCGCTCGCCGCGCCGCTCGCCTCTCGGGAGACGTCGGGGTCTAGGCTGTCCCTCAGGCACCTGCCCGGCGGCGGCTACT
It includes:
- the SAP30 gene encoding histone deacetylase complex subunit SAP30 isoform X2, with amino-acid sequence MNGFTPEDMSRGGDAAVVMAAVVAAAAAAAAASAGNGAGAGAGAEVPGAGGVSAAGPPGAAGPGPGQLCCLREDGERCGRAAGNASFSKRIQKSISQKKVKIELDKSARHLYICDYHKNLIQSVRNRRKRKGSDDDGGDSPVQDIDTPEVDLYQLQVNTLRRYKRHFKLPTRPGLNKAQLVELQCTE